From a single Desulfobaccales bacterium genomic region:
- a CDS encoding class I SAM-dependent methyltransferase: protein MPGWGELFADPVMQGREPDPELMALIPVMQQAGCRRVLDAGCGVGRHLLPLLAAGFQVWGVDVDAQVLQILKDRLKNAVVAAGPYLAQADLNRLPFVPGAFDLVVSIKVINHGYAATFREYCRELDRVVKHGGHLFINASPREVVERIRLPQTRELEPGTLVNIATPDGAVIHHFPTPEELREQFPGYKIHRWETIMSSIMFMGNVEMPQIFFWGEKERER, encoded by the coding sequence ATGCCCGGTTGGGGGGAACTTTTTGCCGATCCTGTGATGCAAGGCCGGGAGCCTGATCCCGAGCTGATGGCCCTCATCCCCGTGATGCAGCAGGCCGGCTGCCGCAGGGTGCTGGATGCCGGCTGTGGCGTGGGCCGTCACCTGCTGCCGCTCCTGGCCGCCGGATTCCAGGTCTGGGGCGTAGATGTTGACGCCCAGGTATTGCAAATCCTTAAAGACCGTCTGAAAAATGCCGTGGTTGCGGCCGGTCCGTATCTGGCTCAGGCCGACCTCAACCGTCTGCCCTTTGTGCCCGGGGCCTTCGACCTGGTGGTGTCAATCAAGGTCATCAATCACGGCTATGCCGCCACCTTTCGGGAATATTGCCGGGAGTTGGATCGGGTCGTGAAACACGGCGGCCACCTGTTTATCAACGCTTCCCCCAGGGAGGTCGTCGAGAGGATCAGGCTGCCCCAGACCCGGGAACTTGAGCCTGGCACCCTGGTGAACATTGCTACTCCGGACGGTGCCGTGATCCACCATTTTCCCACCCCGGAAGAACTGCGGGAGCAGTTTCCCGGCTATAAGATCCACCGCTGGGAGACCATTATGTCTTCCATCATGTTCATGGGCAACGTGGAAATGCCCCAGATATTTTTCTGGGGCGAAAAGGAGAGGGAGCGTTAA
- the ispG gene encoding flavodoxin-dependent (E)-4-hydroxy-3-methylbut-2-enyl-diphosphate synthase produces the protein MTMMIRKPTRAIFIGPVQIGGGAPVVVQSMTNTDTRDVGATLAQINRLAAAGCEVARLAVPDKEAVESFGKIKRESPLPLIADIHFNYRLALASLEAGTDAIRINPGNLGGAEKTRIVVEACRERGVPLRLGVNAGSLEADLLAHYGAPTAAAMAASAMRWVKQFEEWDFFNFKISLKSSDVLTTVAAYEELSHQTDYPLHLGVTEAGGLIAGTVKSALGIGMLLAKGIGDTMRVSLTRDPVEEIRVAYEILRALHLRERGVELISCPTCGRCRIDLFALAEEAERRLLNVTAPLKVAIMGCVVNGPGEAREADVGIAGGAGVGLLFKKGEIVRQVPEAELLSALLTEVAALTGEAVKLPETD, from the coding sequence ATGACTATGATGATTCGCAAACCCACCCGGGCCATCTTTATCGGCCCGGTCCAGATCGGCGGCGGCGCCCCGGTGGTGGTCCAAAGCATGACCAACACCGACACCCGGGATGTTGGGGCGACCTTGGCCCAGATCAACCGTCTGGCCGCAGCGGGCTGCGAAGTGGCCCGCCTGGCCGTGCCCGATAAAGAAGCGGTTGAGTCCTTTGGCAAAATCAAGCGGGAGAGCCCGCTGCCCCTCATTGCCGATATTCACTTCAATTACCGGTTGGCCCTGGCGTCTTTGGAGGCGGGGACCGACGCCATTCGCATCAACCCCGGCAACCTGGGCGGCGCCGAAAAGACCCGGATTGTGGTGGAGGCCTGCCGGGAGCGAGGCGTGCCCCTGCGCTTGGGGGTCAACGCCGGCTCCCTGGAAGCAGACCTGTTGGCGCATTACGGCGCGCCCACCGCCGCGGCCATGGCGGCCAGCGCCATGCGCTGGGTCAAACAATTCGAGGAGTGGGATTTTTTTAATTTTAAGATTTCTTTAAAATCGTCCGATGTATTGACTACCGTGGCGGCCTATGAGGAACTGTCCCACCAGACCGATTATCCTTTGCATCTGGGTGTCACCGAAGCCGGGGGTCTCATTGCTGGCACGGTGAAATCGGCTCTGGGCATCGGCATGCTACTGGCCAAGGGCATCGGCGACACCATGCGGGTTTCCCTGACCCGGGACCCGGTGGAGGAAATCCGGGTGGCCTACGAGATTCTTCGAGCCCTGCACTTAAGGGAACGGGGGGTTGAACTTATCTCATGCCCGACGTGCGGGCGCTGCCGGATTGATTTATTTGCCCTGGCTGAAGAGGCGGAACGGCGTCTGTTAAACGTGACCGCGCCCCTCAAGGTGGCCATCATGGGCTGTGTGGTTAATGGTCCCGGAGAAGCCCGGGAGGCCGACGTGGGCATAGCCGGAGGCGCCGGCGTAGGGCTGTTGTTTAAGAAAGGCGAGATAGTGCGCCAGGTGCCGGAAGCCGAACTCCTGTCCGCGCTGCTCACGGAAGTGGCGGCCCTCACCGGCGAGGCGGTGAAACTGCCAGAAACCGACTGA
- a CDS encoding fused MFS/spermidine synthase: MKKKKPASESAKPQTYLQYEVLIFITGAVTLSLEVLASRIMTPYFGVSLYIWAGILSITLIFLALGYRLGGQISQRRDHDALQQILLAAPLWAAFYLVIATALYPIVFPMLAAMNLVVASFLGGTLLLAVPLVVLSAMNPLLIALDRDSRASGDGGAGRIFFISTVGSVAGVVLTAFLLIPNLTNFRALLWMSLGMGVVVGVIAFMNRALPGRRKKRLLFGCGIVLLLSGGLLAVQPAYLRMLAGMSDIGKNFRVLAEYSSVFGNIKILAVTPEGEDRKPATAYLQDGIIQNMVSADGTVLDHTEFMVRLADAYAPKAKNSLVLGMAAGMIPRYLHKKGVEVTAVEINPNSLQAATEFFNFDARGIKVHIEDARTFVRRHRHAYDLVITDLFQGDSTPDYLLTVEYFREVRACLRPGGVVIINTYFDPNNETADEAILATVSAVFPYVLELRSPPSTGLVSSACLVASGDPLSPEVAKNLADRNTMPPKDYQTLLNARLIDRTQLKDPRPITDDHNIFSLLFAGSQLRYRSQFNKLPPNLLVN, from the coding sequence GTGAAAAAAAAGAAACCTGCCAGCGAATCAGCCAAGCCTCAAACCTACCTGCAGTATGAAGTGTTGATCTTCATAACCGGAGCGGTCACCCTCTCGCTGGAAGTGCTCGCCTCGAGGATTATGACCCCGTATTTTGGCGTCAGCCTCTATATCTGGGCCGGCATCCTCTCCATCACCCTGATTTTTTTGGCCCTGGGTTACCGCCTGGGCGGCCAGATTTCCCAACGCCGGGACCACGACGCCTTGCAGCAGATCCTGCTGGCCGCGCCTTTATGGGCCGCATTCTATCTGGTTATTGCCACCGCGCTCTACCCCATCGTCTTTCCAATGCTTGCGGCCATGAACCTGGTCGTGGCGAGCTTCCTGGGCGGGACCTTACTGCTGGCCGTGCCGTTGGTCGTGCTTTCCGCCATGAACCCCCTGCTCATCGCCCTCGACCGCGATTCCCGAGCCTCCGGTGACGGCGGTGCCGGGCGGATTTTTTTTATCAGCACGGTCGGGTCGGTGGCCGGCGTGGTGCTGACTGCCTTTCTCCTTATCCCCAACTTGACCAACTTTCGCGCCTTACTGTGGATGAGCCTGGGGATGGGGGTGGTGGTCGGGGTGATCGCTTTTATGAACCGGGCGCTTCCCGGGCGCCGCAAAAAGCGCCTGCTGTTCGGTTGTGGGATCGTTCTGTTGTTGAGCGGCGGTTTACTGGCGGTACAGCCCGCTTACTTAAGAATGCTCGCGGGGATGAGCGACATCGGCAAAAATTTCAGGGTCTTGGCTGAATATAGTTCAGTGTTTGGCAATATAAAAATTTTGGCCGTGACCCCTGAAGGCGAAGACCGGAAACCGGCCACCGCCTATCTCCAGGACGGTATCATCCAAAATATGGTGTCCGCCGACGGCACGGTCCTGGATCACACCGAATTTATGGTCCGTCTGGCCGATGCCTATGCGCCCAAGGCCAAAAACTCCCTGGTGTTGGGCATGGCGGCCGGGATGATCCCCCGTTATCTGCACAAAAAGGGCGTTGAGGTCACCGCGGTGGAAATCAATCCCAACTCTCTCCAGGCGGCCACGGAGTTTTTCAACTTTGACGCCCGCGGCATCAAGGTGCATATCGAAGACGCCCGGACCTTTGTCCGCCGCCACCGGCACGCCTATGACCTGGTAATTACCGATCTGTTTCAGGGTGATTCCACCCCGGACTATCTCTTGACCGTGGAATATTTCCGGGAAGTGCGGGCCTGTTTGCGGCCCGGTGGAGTCGTGATCATTAATACGTACTTCGATCCAAACAACGAAACTGCCGACGAGGCCATTTTAGCCACCGTCAGCGCCGTTTTCCCTTATGTCCTGGAATTGCGCTCGCCCCCCTCTACCGGCCTGGTGAGCAGCGCCTGCCTGGTGGCCTCAGGTGACCCCCTGTCCCCCGAGGTGGCGAAAAACCTGGCCGACCGCAACACCATGCCCCCCAAGGATTATCAAACCCTGCTGAATGCCAGGCTGATCGACCGCACCCAACTAAAAGACCCCCGCCCCATCACCGACGACCACAATATCTTCTCTCTCCTATTCGCCGGCAGCCAACTCCGCTACCGCAGCCAATTCAATAAACTCCCGCCCAATCTTTTGGTCAATTAA
- the purB gene encoding adenylosuccinate lyase, giving the protein MITRYSREVMARIWTEENKFASWLKVELAAMEAMAECGLIPPDVPARATGLAKIDVSCILEIEAKTHHDVAAFVDQVAACLGEEGRYFHFGLTSSDVLDTALGLRLTEAADLLLDDVDELLAVLKDRAYAFKDQVMVGRTHGVHAEPITLGMKFALWYAEFQRQRQRLVHARHSIAVGKISGAVGTFAHLPPECEAGVCRRLGLASAAISTQIIQRDRHAEFFLTLALVGASVEKVALEIRHLQRTEVREAEEQFAAGQKGSSAMPHKRNPILSENLCGLARVLRGNALAALENVALWHERDISHSSVERVIAPDSTVLLDFMLARLTRLLKNLQVYPENMEANLKLTHGLVFSQSLLLALINKGLTRDTAYRLVQRPAMRVWQEGGDFAQLVKDDAEIGQHLTNAEVAAVFDLNRYFRHVDQIFIRVFGE; this is encoded by the coding sequence ATGATTACCCGATATAGCCGTGAGGTGATGGCCCGGATTTGGACTGAAGAAAACAAGTTTGCAAGTTGGCTTAAGGTCGAGTTGGCGGCCATGGAAGCCATGGCGGAGTGCGGTCTCATTCCGCCTGACGTGCCGGCCCGGGCCACCGGTCTGGCCAAGATTGACGTGTCCTGCATCCTGGAAATCGAAGCCAAGACGCATCACGACGTCGCGGCGTTCGTGGACCAGGTGGCCGCCTGTCTGGGAGAGGAGGGCCGCTACTTCCACTTCGGCTTGACCTCGTCGGACGTGTTGGACACCGCCCTGGGTTTACGCCTGACGGAGGCGGCGGACCTGCTTCTGGATGATGTGGATGAGTTGCTGGCAGTGTTGAAAGACCGGGCCTACGCTTTCAAAGACCAGGTCATGGTGGGGCGGACCCACGGGGTGCACGCCGAACCTATCACCCTGGGGATGAAATTCGCTCTGTGGTACGCCGAGTTTCAGCGGCAACGGCAGCGTTTGGTTCACGCGCGGCACAGCATCGCAGTGGGCAAAATTTCCGGTGCGGTGGGCACCTTTGCCCACCTGCCTCCGGAGTGTGAGGCCGGGGTCTGCCGGCGCCTGGGGCTTGCGTCTGCGGCCATTTCCACCCAGATCATCCAGCGGGACCGGCATGCCGAATTTTTTCTCACCCTGGCCTTGGTCGGGGCGAGCGTGGAAAAGGTGGCCCTGGAGATTCGCCACCTGCAGCGCACCGAGGTCAGGGAGGCGGAAGAACAGTTCGCCGCTGGTCAGAAAGGCTCTTCGGCCATGCCCCACAAGCGCAATCCGATCCTCTCGGAAAACCTCTGCGGCCTGGCCCGGGTGCTCAGGGGCAACGCCCTGGCGGCCCTGGAGAACGTGGCCCTATGGCATGAACGGGATATCAGCCATTCTTCAGTTGAGCGGGTCATCGCGCCGGACAGCACTGTGCTCCTGGATTTCATGTTGGCCCGCCTCACCCGGCTCCTCAAGAACCTCCAGGTCTACCCGGAGAACATGGAGGCCAATCTGAAGTTGACCCATGGGCTGGTCTTCTCCCAGTCGCTGTTGCTGGCCCTGATCAATAAGGGGCTCACCCGGGACACGGCCTATCGATTGGTGCAGCGCCCGGCCATGCGAGTCTGGCAGGAGGGGGGCGACTTTGCCCAACTGGTTAAAGACGACGCCGAGATCGGCCAACACTTGACGAATGCTGAGGTTGCGGCGGTGTTCGACTTGAACCGCTATTTCCGCCACGTGGATCAGATTTTTATTCGGGTGTTTGGGGAGTAA
- a CDS encoding enoyl-CoA hydratase-related protein translates to MTYQTILFDQDAGVATITFNRPDKLNALNHEMLVEFEDALEKVQQNPDIRVLLLTGAGRAFIAGADISEFLKFGPLEARAFARSAHETGFILEDLEIPVIACVNGFALGGGLEMAMACDFIYAADTARLGQPEINLGIIPGFGGTQRLSRLVGKGTAKEMVLTGRMMDAAEAKTLGLVAQVFPADTFMTECRKVAQALAAKGRVSVRAAKQAIDRGFDLDLKNACLLEVDVFALCFASPDAHEGARAFLDKRPPKFL, encoded by the coding sequence ATGACCTATCAAACCATTCTGTTTGACCAAGACGCCGGAGTAGCCACCATCACCTTTAACCGCCCGGACAAACTCAATGCTCTGAACCACGAGATGCTGGTTGAGTTCGAGGATGCCTTGGAGAAGGTGCAGCAGAACCCCGACATTCGGGTGCTCCTCCTCACCGGGGCTGGCCGAGCCTTTATCGCCGGGGCAGACATCAGCGAGTTCCTGAAATTCGGTCCCCTGGAGGCCCGGGCCTTCGCCCGCTCCGCCCATGAAACCGGCTTTATCCTGGAGGACCTGGAAATCCCGGTGATCGCCTGCGTCAACGGCTTTGCTTTGGGCGGGGGCCTCGAGATGGCCATGGCCTGTGATTTCATCTACGCCGCGGACACTGCCCGCCTGGGCCAGCCGGAGATCAACCTGGGGATCATCCCCGGCTTCGGTGGCACCCAACGCCTTTCCCGTCTGGTGGGTAAGGGTACGGCCAAAGAGATGGTCCTTACCGGCCGCATGATGGACGCCGCGGAGGCCAAAACCTTGGGGCTGGTGGCTCAGGTCTTCCCCGCGGACACCTTTATGACGGAATGCCGCAAAGTTGCCCAGGCCCTGGCGGCCAAGGGCAGGGTGTCGGTGCGCGCCGCCAAGCAGGCCATCGACCGAGGATTTGACCTGGACCTGAAAAATGCCTGCCTTCTGGAGGTGGATGTCTTTGCCCTGTGCTTTGCTTCCCCGGATGCACACGAAGGGGCCCGGGCCTTTTTGGACAAGCGCCCGCCGAAGTTTTTGTGA
- a CDS encoding metallophosphoesterase produces the protein MTEYISPLIRWLHLSDFHIGMDDYAQRKLFKQIHQHVEQRLNEYFTPDLIFITGDVADKGKPEQYITFVSEFLDRLKELFEADIQERIFIVPGNHDVFRERNKHFDQKEICLNKSRFFYPTEDGRNERSQFLPRFAAYHANTSIIPCDWLAKEDGCYTRKLEIKGINVGIVGINTAWISKDNQDRHYLSPGIDIIDDALEKLNGSNIKIVLGHHPVDWFIDAHVPPIRAILGKHHALYLHGHLHKGAQARPEDGAGYGFLCVQCGAAFQTEETDIWDNGLLWGELDSQKRMLRLQPQEWNSDTNEWRPGNNLPGSKKVTGTEWWEFPLPGPTLTGEVIPEPSIYPVGWQPVDMAFLNSQREPLQKERALRFFDGAFPDWRIALSPDIQRFALVGQVLNQLIGHIPNYKPQLVLLKGPIGEGKSTALMQIIDGALQKINGLKVLWLVDASSGLKPEEILRLPQTGAPWLLASDAADMIADELYHTCHLLRQYQRGDICFLLACRDSDWKESKAHKLDWITNTDFQQHHVTGLSKDDARAIIASWKNFGDEAMGGLCRLDQETAVEHLFEAATREAETNRGALIGALLKVRYGDDLKEHVKALLNRLEGRPIPGGAADLLLAFTYISAMHAEGFNFLSRSVLAEALGCHPGEINAFVLAPLGMEAAISKDGQFILTRHREIARAVTSLSQEVFEVDVEGIYIDLVKSAERLRANGEYVPNLNGYYFSIADHFFRNRKDLALRIGEVLIERNPDYLPLRTHLSRLYREAYSSGRATTLFRNLGGTIRDRPVLMEWGMSEHTAGRHAFGVILMALSIADIRGIVPPVKDNAMKSFSSLSHAFGLLFEKYLDTIFNRGRGATARMGLTLRLNEKERDRLIGHLRQSGEEEGEEIVLDDELSLFQEALMHAWNICGEDVGRLRKYVEAPGIMNFTGLRLLIANALKVRKEKVSDS, from the coding sequence GTGACGGAATACATCAGTCCATTAATCCGTTGGCTTCACTTATCTGATTTTCATATCGGGATGGACGATTACGCTCAAAGAAAGCTTTTCAAGCAAATTCATCAGCACGTTGAACAACGTCTGAATGAATATTTTACTCCTGATTTAATTTTTATTACCGGCGATGTGGCTGATAAAGGAAAACCAGAGCAATACATAACTTTTGTCTCAGAATTTTTAGACAGATTGAAAGAATTATTTGAGGCTGATATACAAGAAAGAATATTTATTGTTCCTGGAAATCACGATGTCTTCCGAGAAAGGAATAAGCATTTTGATCAAAAAGAAATTTGCCTAAATAAATCGCGATTCTTTTATCCTACTGAAGACGGACGCAACGAAAGATCACAATTCCTTCCCCGGTTTGCCGCATATCATGCTAATACAAGTATCATCCCTTGTGATTGGTTAGCAAAAGAAGATGGATGCTATACCCGCAAACTTGAAATTAAAGGCATAAACGTGGGAATTGTCGGAATCAACACTGCCTGGATTTCCAAAGACAATCAAGATAGACATTATCTCTCTCCTGGCATTGATATTATTGACGATGCATTGGAGAAACTTAACGGAAGCAACATTAAAATCGTTTTAGGGCATCATCCGGTTGATTGGTTCATTGACGCTCATGTACCACCTATTAGAGCTATACTTGGCAAACACCATGCCCTTTACTTACACGGCCATCTACATAAAGGGGCTCAGGCAAGACCTGAAGATGGCGCAGGCTATGGCTTCCTATGTGTCCAGTGCGGTGCCGCTTTTCAAACAGAGGAAACCGATATTTGGGATAATGGATTACTATGGGGTGAACTCGATTCTCAAAAGAGAATGCTGCGTCTGCAACCTCAGGAATGGAACTCTGATACCAATGAATGGCGGCCTGGTAATAATCTCCCTGGATCCAAGAAAGTTACGGGGACCGAATGGTGGGAATTTCCATTGCCGGGTCCCACATTAACAGGTGAGGTGATACCCGAGCCATCTATATATCCGGTGGGTTGGCAACCGGTGGACATGGCATTTCTCAATTCGCAACGTGAACCACTCCAAAAAGAGCGCGCATTGCGATTCTTTGACGGTGCATTTCCCGATTGGCGAATTGCTCTATCACCTGATATTCAACGCTTTGCATTGGTAGGACAGGTGCTAAATCAACTCATAGGCCACATACCGAACTATAAACCTCAGCTTGTCCTTCTAAAGGGACCTATCGGCGAGGGGAAATCCACTGCACTGATGCAAATCATTGATGGTGCACTCCAAAAGATAAACGGATTGAAGGTGTTATGGCTTGTCGATGCAAGTTCAGGGTTGAAACCCGAAGAAATACTTCGACTTCCACAAACAGGCGCTCCCTGGCTTTTGGCAAGTGACGCTGCCGATATGATAGCTGACGAGTTGTACCACACATGCCATTTACTCAGGCAATACCAACGCGGTGATATCTGTTTCCTGTTGGCTTGCCGCGATTCCGACTGGAAGGAATCGAAGGCGCATAAATTAGATTGGATAACAAATACAGACTTCCAGCAGCATCACGTCACGGGATTGAGTAAGGATGATGCGCGTGCAATTATTGCATCCTGGAAAAACTTTGGTGATGAAGCTATGGGAGGTCTTTGTCGTCTGGATCAAGAGACAGCAGTCGAACATCTGTTTGAAGCAGCAACGCGTGAGGCTGAAACGAATAGGGGTGCATTAATTGGTGCTTTACTTAAAGTCCGTTATGGGGACGATCTCAAAGAACACGTTAAAGCATTGTTAAACCGACTTGAAGGACGCCCAATTCCAGGCGGCGCCGCTGACCTACTATTGGCTTTCACTTACATTTCAGCAATGCATGCTGAAGGTTTTAATTTCCTCTCCAGGTCAGTATTGGCAGAGGCATTAGGCTGTCATCCCGGTGAGATCAATGCGTTCGTTTTAGCACCGCTTGGAATGGAGGCTGCAATTTCCAAAGATGGGCAGTTTATTCTTACACGACATCGTGAAATTGCTCGTGCTGTTACGAGTCTCTCACAGGAAGTCTTTGAGGTAGATGTCGAAGGTATTTACATTGATCTTGTAAAATCGGCAGAGAGGTTGCGAGCTAATGGAGAGTATGTTCCTAATCTGAATGGATACTATTTCAGCATTGCCGACCATTTCTTTAGAAATAGAAAGGACTTAGCACTTAGAATCGGTGAAGTGCTAATTGAACGAAATCCTGATTATCTCCCCTTACGTACCCATCTCTCTCGTCTCTATCGTGAGGCCTACAGCTCAGGAAGGGCAACTACTCTATTTCGCAATCTTGGGGGTACCATTAGAGATAGGCCTGTGTTAATGGAATGGGGGATGAGTGAGCACACGGCAGGTCGACATGCTTTTGGCGTTATTCTTATGGCCTTATCTATTGCTGATATTCGTGGAATTGTGCCACCAGTGAAAGACAATGCCATGAAGTCCTTTAGCAGCCTCAGCCATGCTTTTGGATTACTCTTTGAGAAATACCTCGATACAATATTTAACCGAGGACGCGGGGCTACAGCTCGGATGGGATTGACATTGCGCTTGAACGAAAAAGAACGCGATAGATTGATTGGCCATTTACGACAGAGCGGTGAAGAGGAAGGCGAAGAGATTGTTTTGGACGATGAGTTGTCCCTCTTCCAGGAGGCCCTTATGCATGCATGGAATATTTGTGGCGAAGATGTTGGAAGGCTTCGAAAATACGTTGAAGCCCCCGGCATAATGAATTTTACTGGGCTAAGATTGCTAATCGCTAATGCACTTAAAGTTCGAAAAGAGAAAGTTTCTGACTCTTGA
- a CDS encoding L,D-transpeptidase produces the protein MRKYIYCIVIVLFTQIYALPSSAIDIFKRYEKMIWIDQIQQVGAAYEHGEKLCEFPIITGDDETPTPPGIYVVRAKDADYYSRTYDTPMSYSIFFDLKGKRAIHEGEVPDPDLKKELATHGCIHVEQPYIEWLYDWAEQGKTVVVIHGGREGD, from the coding sequence ATGAGAAAATATATTTATTGCATTGTCATTGTGCTGTTCACTCAGATTTATGCTCTACCTTCTAGTGCCATCGATATATTCAAACGCTATGAAAAAATGATTTGGATTGACCAAATCCAGCAGGTCGGGGCGGCCTATGAACACGGAGAAAAACTTTGCGAATTTCCCATAATAACCGGCGATGATGAAACTCCAACCCCGCCGGGAATTTATGTTGTAAGAGCAAAAGATGCAGATTATTATTCTCGCACCTATGATACACCCATGTCTTACTCCATATTTTTCGATCTTAAAGGAAAAAGAGCCATCCACGAAGGCGAAGTGCCTGACCCAGACTTGAAGAAAGAGTTAGCAACTCACGGTTGTATCCATGTGGAACAGCCATACATTGAATGGCTGTATGACTGGGCGGAGCAGGGAAAAACAGTTGTGGTAATTCACGGAGGGAGAGAAGGCGATTAA
- a CDS encoding enoyl-CoA hydratase/isomerase family protein, with product MADPQEPSVLVRRSPGLMAIVLNRPRVLNTLNLETISLLRQAFDAALAADRVRLVLISGAGEKGFCAGGDLKELTQAVREHTVHLADQFFREEYALDLLIHDSPKPVVVLAHGISMGGGLGLAAGADIVVATETTRMAMPETRIGFFPDVGATGWLFTKCPPGYPEYLTLTGYEIVGAECVRMGLATHLVPQARLPELRQGLENCSEELPADRPGAAAVLHQVLAPFALQDISPNPDMDVWVKEHFAGKRSLKEIVAALSQCSAKLALCEDTHQRLGERSPTAMAVTLQLLRANAGRPLPEVFRREALAAHFLITHPDYLEGIRARIIDKDDEPRWQPATIEELGPLTAGF from the coding sequence ATGGCTGATCCTCAAGAACCATCCGTTTTGGTACGACGCTCACCCGGCCTGATGGCCATCGTCCTGAACCGCCCCCGGGTCCTCAATACCCTCAACCTGGAAACGATTAGCTTGCTGCGCCAGGCCTTCGATGCGGCCCTGGCCGCGGACCGAGTGCGGCTGGTGCTCATCAGCGGCGCGGGCGAGAAGGGATTCTGTGCCGGGGGCGACCTCAAGGAACTGACCCAGGCAGTCCGGGAGCACACGGTGCACCTGGCCGACCAGTTCTTCCGGGAAGAGTATGCTCTGGACCTCCTGATCCACGACTCCCCCAAGCCGGTGGTGGTTCTGGCCCACGGCATCAGCATGGGTGGCGGGCTGGGCCTGGCCGCGGGCGCGGATATCGTCGTGGCTACCGAAACCACCCGCATGGCCATGCCCGAAACCCGTATCGGCTTCTTTCCGGACGTGGGCGCTACCGGCTGGCTTTTTACTAAATGCCCGCCGGGTTACCCTGAGTATCTGACGTTGACGGGCTATGAGATCGTGGGGGCGGAATGCGTTCGAATGGGGTTGGCCACACACTTGGTGCCGCAAGCCCGCTTACCTGAACTGCGGCAGGGGTTGGAAAATTGTTCCGAAGAGCTCCCCGCAGATAGGCCCGGGGCCGCGGCAGTCTTGCACCAGGTCCTGGCCCCTTTTGCCCTGCAAGATATTTCGCCGAATCCCGATATGGACGTCTGGGTGAAGGAACATTTCGCGGGAAAACGTTCCCTCAAGGAGATCGTGGCCGCGCTCAGTCAATGCAGCGCAAAGTTAGCGCTCTGCGAAGACACCCACCAACGTTTGGGCGAGCGCTCCCCCACGGCCATGGCCGTGACTCTGCAATTGCTCCGGGCCAATGCGGGCCGGCCCTTGCCGGAAGTGTTCCGGCGGGAGGCCCTGGCGGCCCACTTTCTTATCACTCACCCTGATTACCTGGAGGGTATCCGGGCCCGTATCATTGACAAAGATGATGAACCCCGCTGGCAGCCGGCGACCATTGAGGAATTGGGACCTCTGACGGCAGGGTTTTAA
- a CDS encoding 50S ribosomal protein L25, with translation MDKIVLKATKRDVVGKKVGALRRQGKLPAVLYGHRMETTPILLDAYEGTQTLSRLTSSSLLTIDLDGKEFLAQVREKQRDYIKNRLVHVDFQIVSLTEKMRTKVSIELTGTAPAVKNFNALIHTGLTALEVECMAEDLPKRIVVDISGLAELGDAVRVRDVVLSDKVKILADMEDVIAIAAASKKEEVSAEAPVTEEAVPEEAERGKKD, from the coding sequence ATGGATAAAATTGTTCTGAAAGCTACCAAGCGTGACGTGGTCGGCAAGAAGGTGGGCGCCCTGCGCCGCCAAGGAAAACTCCCGGCCGTGCTGTACGGGCACCGTATGGAGACGACCCCGATCCTGCTGGATGCCTATGAGGGGACCCAGACGCTTTCCCGCCTGACTTCGTCCAGCCTGCTGACGATCGACCTGGACGGGAAAGAGTTCCTGGCGCAGGTGCGGGAGAAGCAGCGCGACTACATCAAGAACCGCCTGGTGCATGTGGACTTCCAGATCGTCTCGCTCACTGAGAAGATGCGCACCAAGGTCAGTATCGAGCTGACCGGCACGGCCCCCGCGGTCAAGAACTTCAACGCCCTGATTCACACCGGTCTGACCGCGCTGGAGGTCGAGTGCATGGCGGAGGACCTGCCGAAGCGGATCGTGGTGGACATCTCCGGTCTGGCCGAACTCGGCGACGCCGTCCGGGTGCGCGATGTCGTCCTTTCAGACAAGGTGAAAATCCTGGCCGATATGGAAGATGTCATCGCCATTGCTGCCGCCTCCAAGAAAGAAGAGGTCAGTGCAGAAGCCCCGGTTACAGAGGAAGCCGTGCCTGAGGAGGCCGAACGCGGCAAGAAGGACTAG